One genomic window of Clostridioides sp. ES-S-0054-01 includes the following:
- a CDS encoding discoidin domain-containing protein — protein sequence MASIGDSLPQPEEGWKRYNDDFINIFYSELYKRVPISSCYGGMGTYVKNVPYDETDINFSFIGSKVRIMCDVCSDRSDLIDINLDGKVEQFSTRTGNAMNFSKIVYEKLDLDNKLHNIKISINKNSVVVYLFFDCIDIDESGHILSPIEYKLTQRTSIEDMEIGDIISCRYTASIAGEVGSFSELGICNCEEIPRDVSSATPDGKFFFIKVDDNKLIADRNIQNNISWNQTNGNLDFLWKEKVFPLSTCESDETEEYILKASSVFAECYPFYAFDDYINSMWHSNPGYPQTVQVTFKKKHQIINFYKITIRNNYMIQAPAKWTIEGSNDETIWNILHNGSINASPSPGQVFYFNFNNETEYKHYRIKITDSYSTTSHVAIAEIEYFYIKKDGKICLPDGGVAYNDDITVSFSKKALISKDKNSFSSSTNKNQGGWPTVNDWDTYIWKSNLNGKVESGDNNIWNYKYVASLTNNIAILSVVDVTGTRPDGTSVAVRGYNDKYVNDSSPKRFGIINNAYTASNVGFRPMLVIGGDI from the coding sequence ATGGCTAGTATTGGAGATTCCCTTCCTCAACCAGAGGAAGGCTGGAAGAGGTACAATGATGATTTTATAAATATATTCTACTCTGAATTGTATAAAAGAGTTCCTATAAGTTCATGTTATGGTGGAATGGGTACATATGTTAAAAATGTTCCTTATGATGAAACAGATATTAATTTTAGTTTTATTGGTTCAAAAGTAAGAATAATGTGTGACGTATGTAGCGATAGGTCTGATTTAATTGATATTAATCTTGATGGTAAAGTTGAACAATTTAGCACAAGAACTGGTAACGCTATGAATTTTTCTAAAATAGTATATGAAAAATTAGACCTAGATAATAAACTACATAATATTAAAATATCAATAAATAAAAATAGTGTTGTTGTTTATTTATTCTTTGACTGTATAGATATAGATGAAAGTGGACATATATTGTCACCAATAGAATATAAATTGACACAACGAACATCAATAGAAGATATGGAGATAGGAGATATAATATCTTGTAGATATACTGCTTCTATTGCTGGGGAAGTAGGAAGTTTTTCAGAGTTAGGAATTTGTAACTGTGAGGAAATCCCTAGGGATGTATCAAGTGCAACTCCAGATGGAAAATTCTTTTTTATTAAAGTAGATGATAATAAGTTAATAGCAGATAGAAACATACAAAACAATATATCTTGGAATCAGACTAATGGTAATTTAGATTTTTTATGGAAGGAAAAGGTATTTCCTTTAAGCACATGTGAAAGTGACGAAACAGAAGAATATATTTTAAAAGCAAGTAGTGTGTTTGCAGAATGTTATCCTTTTTATGCATTTGATGATTATATTAATAGTATGTGGCATAGTAATCCTGGATATCCTCAAACAGTACAGGTTACATTCAAAAAGAAACATCAAATTATAAATTTTTATAAAATAACAATAAGAAATAATTATATGATACAAGCTCCTGCAAAATGGACAATTGAAGGTAGTAATGATGAAACAATATGGAATATTTTACACAATGGGTCAATCAATGCATCTCCTAGCCCAGGACAGGTTTTTTATTTCAATTTTAATAATGAAACTGAATATAAACATTATAGAATCAAAATAACAGATTCTTATTCTACAACAAGTCATGTTGCTATAGCAGAAATAGAATATTTTTATATAAAAAAAGATGGAAAGATATGTTTGCCAGATGGTGGAGTAGCCTACAATGATGATATAACTGTATCTTTTTCAAAGAAAGCTTTAATATCAAAAGATAAAAACTCATTTTCAAGTTCAACGAATAAGAACCAAGGTGGTTGGCCAACCGTTAATGATTGGGATACATATATATGGAAAAGTAATTTGAATGGAAAGGTAGAGTCTGGTGACAATAACATATGGAATTATAAATATGTTGCATCTTTAACCAATAACATTGCGATTTTATCAGTTGTAGATGTAACTGGAACAAGACCAGATGGAACCTCAGTTGCTGTTAGAGGATATAATGATAAATACGTAAATGATAGTAGTCCTAAAAGGTTTGGCATAATAAATAATGCCTATACGGCTTCTAATGTGGGATTTAGACCAATGTTAGTTATAGGTGGTGATATATAA